Sequence from the Chitinivorax sp. B genome:
TGATGGGTACAGGCTGTCTTGGTTTGGCAGAATGAATCCGGCCTGTCATGTTGCATCAATGTAGTTGCATCTAATCAACCGTGCTACCTGCTGCTTTCCACCTCATACGATAGATGGCATCACCATCGGCCATCGCATGTTTTTTGCTGTGATGGTGCCTCTCTATTTATATATCTGATCATTCATATAATCGATTGTTTAAATGTTTGATATTTAATTGTATTTTTTGTTGATTTTGATTGTTGTGTTGGCTAAACCGGATCTATAGGCGAGTGCTTTATCACTGTCTGTTTAAATTCGAATTATCGAATGTTCTGTGATTGAGCTCGTCGATGATGTGTTGCATGGTGATTACTCGAGCCCGGTTGTGTGAGGTGTGCTGAACAATAACGGGTAGCACCCGCAGGTTTTTGAGTTGGGATTTGCCTCGAGTCGCGGTACTGATGTTCAACCATTCTCATAGAGAAGGAGTGCAACATGGACGGTTATATTGCTGAAATCAGGCTGTGGGCTGGGACGTGGGCGCCAGTTGGTTGGCAGTTTTGCAATGGCCAGCTCTTGCAGGTCAACTCGAATGCAGCGTTGTTCAGCTTGATTGGCAACACTTATGGTGGTGATGGCAGAACAACTTTTGCCCTACCAGACTTACGCGGCAGGGTACCACTTGGCGTTGGGCAGGGCCAAGGTCTTCCTACCAATTATCAATTGGCCGGTAAAGGTGGTGCTGAGTCGGTGACACTGTCCCAGGCCCAATTACCGGCCCATAACCATACGATTGCACTGAACGCAGGCACTGACAACAGCAATGGTATTACCAACCCAACAGTGGGTTCGACAGTCTTCTTGACCGCTGGGGCAGCATTTATCGGTCGCGACCCTATCACCTTGAATGGCCTCTACACCAGCGCCGACCCAGGCCCGAATGCAGGAAAAGTAGGGGGGGGATCATCAGGTGTGACTGGTCAGTCAGCCCCGGTGGATGTGCGTGAACCATATATGGCGTTGAATTTCATCATCTGTATCAATGGTTTGTACCCAGATCGCCCTTGAGGAAAATACGTGATAAGGGGAGGCAGCGTGATTGGCAGGTCCAGTCCGGGCTGCTTTCGTGATGTGACCAGGCCGCTGATCCAAGACCAGGTTCGGCGGCCAGTTGTCGTCTGGTTCCAAAGGCAGGTTTGTTGTTGGCGGGAACGGGCAGGGCGACTTGTCCGGCTTGAATGGAAGTTTGCTCAGGAGAAGTTCGATGGCGCAGTTGAATCGTGATACCCGGCCGCAACGCCGGTCGTTTGCAGCTTCCATGCGGGCTCTGGAGCCACGCATCATGTTCGATGCTGCAGTGGCCCCCACGTTGGCCGATATGGCAGCAGAAGTCAGCCAGCCCAT
This genomic interval carries:
- a CDS encoding tail fiber protein; this encodes MDGYIAEIRLWAGTWAPVGWQFCNGQLLQVNSNAALFSLIGNTYGGDGRTTFALPDLRGRVPLGVGQGQGLPTNYQLAGKGGAESVTLSQAQLPAHNHTIALNAGTDNSNGITNPTVGSTVFLTAGAAFIGRDPITLNGLYTSADPGPNAGKVGGGSSGVTGQSAPVDVREPYMALNFIICINGLYPDRP